In Populus alba chromosome 1, ASM523922v2, whole genome shotgun sequence, a single window of DNA contains:
- the LOC118062983 gene encoding protein disulfide-isomerase 5-4 has product MVSTNKLKSVDFYRKIPRDLTEASLSGAGLSIVAALAMVFLFGMELNNYLTVNTSTSVIVDNSSDGEFLRIDFNLSFPSLSCEFASVDVSDVLGTNRLNITKTIRKFSIDHDLKPTGSEFHSGPVLHHINHGDEVDEGSSEGSVSLKAHNFDQYTHQYPILVVNFYAPWCYWSNRLKPSWEKAAKIIRERYDPEIDGRILLAKVDCTEEGDLCRRNHIQGYPSIRIFRKGSDLRDDHGHHDHESYYGDRDTDSLVKTMEGLVAPIAMESQRHALEHKPENATEHVKRPAPSAGGCRIEGYVRVKKVPGNLMISARSGAHSFDSTQMNLSHVISHFSFGMKVLPRVMSDVKRLIPHIGRSHDKLNGRSFINHRDVGANVTIEHYLQVVKTEVVTRRSSAEHKLIEEYEYTAHSSLAQTVYMPTAKFHFELSPMQVLITENPKSFSHFITNVCAIIGGVFTVAGILDSILHNTFRMMKKVELGKNF; this is encoded by the exons ATGGTTTCAACGAACAAGCTCAAATCCGTCGATTTTTACAG GAAAATTCCTAGAGATTTGACAGAGGCATCGTTATCAGGTGCAGGATTATCGATAGTAGCTGCCCTAGCTATGGTGTTTTTGTTTGGAATG gaacttaataattatttaactgTCAACACCTCTACATCTGTGATTGTTGACAATAGTTCTGATGGAGAGTTCTTACGTATTGATTTCAATCTTAG CTTTCCTTCACTCTCATGTGAGTTTGCATCAGTTGACGTGAGTGATGTGTTAGGAACT AACAGGTTgaatataacaaaaacaatccGCAAATTCTCAATTGATCATGATTTGAAGCCCACTGGATCTGAGTTTCACTCTGGACCAGTTTTGCATCACATCAATCATGGAGATGAAGTTGATGAAGGCAGCAGTGAAGGTTCTGTATCACTCAAAGCTCATAATTTTGATCAATACACACATCA GTATCCAATTTTAGTTGTCAATTTTTATGCTCCTTGGTGCTACTGGAGTAATCGCCTG AAACCTTCATGGGAAAAGGCAgctaaaataataagagaaag GTATGATCCAGAAATAGATGGGCGGATTCTGTTGGCTAAGGTTGATTGCACCGAAGAAGGTGATCTGTGTAGGAG GAATCACATACAAGGGTATCCATCAATTCGTATTTTCCGTAAAGGAAGTGATCTTCG GGATGACCATGGACACCATGACCATGAATCTTATTATGGAGATCGAGATACAGACAGCCTGGTTAAG ACAATGGAAGGTTTGGTTGCACCTATTGCAATGGAATCTCAAAGGCATGCTTTGGAGCATAAACCTGAAAATGCAACAGAGCATGTTAAAAGACCAGCTCCTTCAGCCGGAGGATGTAGAATTGAAGGATATGTGCGTGTAAAGAAG GTTCCAGGCAACCTCATGATCTCAGCTCGCTCAGGAGCCCATTCCTTTGATTCTACTCAAATGAACCTGTCACATGTCATATCCCATTTCTCATTTGGTATGAAGGTTTTGCCCAGGGTAATGAGTGATGTGAAGCGTTTGATACCTCACATTGGTCGAAGTCATGACAAGTTAAATGGCCGCTCATTTATTAATCATCGTGATGTAGGGGCTAATGTCACT ATAGAGCATTATCTCCAAGTTGTTAAAACTGAGGTGGTTACAAGAAGATCTTCAGCTGAGCACAAATTAATTGAGGAGTATGAATATACAGCTCATAGCAGTTTGGCACAGACTGTCTACATGCCAACTGCAAAATTCCATTTTGAGCTCTCTCCCATGCAG GTTTTGATCACTGAAAATCCCAAGTCTTTTTCGCAT